A genomic region of Balearica regulorum gibbericeps isolate bBalReg1 chromosome 8, bBalReg1.pri, whole genome shotgun sequence contains the following coding sequences:
- the LOC104642287 gene encoding fatty-acid amide hydrolase 1 isoform X4 — translation MISILSLPLPELCKKLQDGSLPPDHVFYAYVGKALQIATETNCITEYLQESETQLRKVKLTGKLGLLYGVPVSIKDSINCQGHDSTLGFIKNLNKPAAEDSVVVQVLRRQGAIPFVKTNVPQSLISYDCKNLIFGQTFNPLLYTRSPGGSSGGEGALIGGVVAAVGPMAKDVDSLALCMRALLCEDMFNLDSTVPPLPFNEEVFSSTQPLRIGYYETDFFTMPSPAMRRAVRETKQLLEDAGHTLVPFELTNVDYVIFNFCVRGIFADGGASFLKTFKGELEKSSMGLFLWLAKSPHWLKTLLSWIAKPFVPRFSHIIRSMRANTVDEVWSLHHEIEEFCHQFTAQWKKLNLDVMLCPMLGPALGIGYPGKLSVAVSYTMLYNALDFPAGVVPVTMVTDEDEEELKSYKGYFQDWWDRTLAKAFHGSVGLPVAVQCVALPWQEELCLRFMKEVETLILKKNRIV, via the exons ATGATCTCCATCCTCTCTCTGCCCTTGCCGGAGCTCTGCAAGAAACTCCAGGATGGCTCCCTCCCTCCGGATCACGTCTTCTATGCCTACGTGGGCAAG GCCCTCCAAATCGCCACGGAAACCAACTGCATCACAGAGTATCTGCAGGAAAGCGAGACCCAGCTCCGGAAAGTGAAGCTGACAGGGAAGCTGGGTTTGCTCTACGGGGTGCCTGTCAGCATCAAAGACTCCATTAACTGCCAG GGCCATGATTCCACATTAGGGTTTATAAAAAACCTCAATAAACCTGCGGCAGAGGACAGCGTGGTGGTGCAGGTGCTCAGGAGACAGGGGGCAATTCCGTTTGTCAAAACCAATGTTCCCCAGTCCCTCATCAG ctATGACTGCAAGAACTTAATCTTTGGTCAGACATTCAACCCTCTGCTCTACACCAGAAGCCCTGGAGGCTCCTCTGGTGGAGAAGGGGCACTTATAGGAGGAG TGGTCGCAGCAGTGGGGCCGATGGCAAAAGATGTGGACAGCCTGGCACTGTGCATGCGGGCGCTCTTGTGTGAGGACATGTTCAACTTGGACAGCACAGTGCCCCCCCTTCCCTTCAATGAAGAG GTGTTTTCCAGCACGCAGCCCCTCCGCATAGGCTACTATGAAACTGATTTCTTCACCATGCCAAGCCCTGCCATGAGACGTGCCGTCCGGGAGACGAAGCAGCTGTTGGAGGATGCTGGCCACACG CTGGTGCCCTTTGAACTTACGAATGTGGACTATGTGATCTTTAACTTCTGTGTCAGGGGAATATTTGCAGATGGTGGTGCCTCCTTTCTCAAGACATT caaaggggagctggagaaaagcagcatggGGCTGTTCCTCTGGTTGGCAAAGTCACCGCACTGGCTAAAAACTCTCCTCTCCTGGATTGCCAAACCCTTT GTGCCTCGGTTTTCACATATCATAAGAAGCATGAGAGCAAA caCAGTGGATGAAGTCTGGAGTCTTCATCATGAAATTGAG GAGTTTTGTCACCAGTTCACCGCCCAGTGGAAAAAGCTGAATCTGGACGTCATGCTTTGTCCCATGCTGGGCCCGGCTCTTGGCATCGGCTACCCTGGGAAGCTCTCAG TGGCAGTCAGCTACACCATGCTCTACAACGCCTTGGACTTCCCCGCCGGCGTGGTCCCCGTCACGATGGTGACGGACGAGGACGAGGAGGAGCTGAAGAGCTACAAGGGGTACTTTCAGGACTGGTGGGACCGGACCCTGGCAAAG GCTTTTCACGGCAGCGTGGGGCTGCCGGTGGCTGTGCAGTGTGTGGCCTTGCCgtggcaggaggagctgtgcctcCGGTTCATGAAGGAGGTGGAGACCCTcatcctgaagaaaaacaggattGTCTGA
- the LOC104642287 gene encoding fatty-acid amide hydrolase 1 isoform X3 — protein MISILSLPLPELCKKLQDGSLPPDHVFYAYVGKALQIATETNCITEYLQESETQLRKVKLTGKLGLLYGVPVSIKDSINCQGHDSTLGFIKNLNKPAAEDSVVVQVLRRQGAIPFVKTNVPQSLISYDCKNLIFGQTFNPLLYTRSPGGSSGGEGALIGGGGSILGFGTDVGGSLRFPAAFCGICALKPTGNRLSKKGIISGVLGQKAVVAAVGPMAKDVDSLALCMRALLCEDMFNLDSTVPPLPFNEEVFSSTQPLRIGYYETDFFTMPSPAMRRAVRETKQLLEDAGHTLVPFELTNVDYVIFNFCVRGIFADGGASFLKTFKGELEKSSMGLFLWLAKSPHWLKTLLSWIAKPFVPRFSHIIRSMRANTVDEVWSLHHEIEEFCHQFTAQWKKLNLDVMLCPMLGPALGIGYPGKLSVAVSYTMLYNALDFPAGVVPVTMVTDEDEEELKSYKGYFQDWWDRTLAKAFHGSVGLPVAVQCVALPWQEELCLRFMKEVETLILKKNRIV, from the exons ATGATCTCCATCCTCTCTCTGCCCTTGCCGGAGCTCTGCAAGAAACTCCAGGATGGCTCCCTCCCTCCGGATCACGTCTTCTATGCCTACGTGGGCAAG GCCCTCCAAATCGCCACGGAAACCAACTGCATCACAGAGTATCTGCAGGAAAGCGAGACCCAGCTCCGGAAAGTGAAGCTGACAGGGAAGCTGGGTTTGCTCTACGGGGTGCCTGTCAGCATCAAAGACTCCATTAACTGCCAG GGCCATGATTCCACATTAGGGTTTATAAAAAACCTCAATAAACCTGCGGCAGAGGACAGCGTGGTGGTGCAGGTGCTCAGGAGACAGGGGGCAATTCCGTTTGTCAAAACCAATGTTCCCCAGTCCCTCATCAG ctATGACTGCAAGAACTTAATCTTTGGTCAGACATTCAACCCTCTGCTCTACACCAGAAGCCCTGGAGGCTCCTCTGGTGGAGAAGGGGCACTTATAGGAGGAGGTGGGTCCATCCTGGGCTTTGGGACAGATGTAGGAGGGAGTCTGCGtttccctgctgccttctgtgGGATCTGTGCACTCAAACCTACCGGGAACAGACTGAG TAAAAAAGGAATCATTTCTGGTGTCCTTGGGCAGAAGGCAG TGGTCGCAGCAGTGGGGCCGATGGCAAAAGATGTGGACAGCCTGGCACTGTGCATGCGGGCGCTCTTGTGTGAGGACATGTTCAACTTGGACAGCACAGTGCCCCCCCTTCCCTTCAATGAAGAG GTGTTTTCCAGCACGCAGCCCCTCCGCATAGGCTACTATGAAACTGATTTCTTCACCATGCCAAGCCCTGCCATGAGACGTGCCGTCCGGGAGACGAAGCAGCTGTTGGAGGATGCTGGCCACACG CTGGTGCCCTTTGAACTTACGAATGTGGACTATGTGATCTTTAACTTCTGTGTCAGGGGAATATTTGCAGATGGTGGTGCCTCCTTTCTCAAGACATT caaaggggagctggagaaaagcagcatggGGCTGTTCCTCTGGTTGGCAAAGTCACCGCACTGGCTAAAAACTCTCCTCTCCTGGATTGCCAAACCCTTT GTGCCTCGGTTTTCACATATCATAAGAAGCATGAGAGCAAA caCAGTGGATGAAGTCTGGAGTCTTCATCATGAAATTGAG GAGTTTTGTCACCAGTTCACCGCCCAGTGGAAAAAGCTGAATCTGGACGTCATGCTTTGTCCCATGCTGGGCCCGGCTCTTGGCATCGGCTACCCTGGGAAGCTCTCAG TGGCAGTCAGCTACACCATGCTCTACAACGCCTTGGACTTCCCCGCCGGCGTGGTCCCCGTCACGATGGTGACGGACGAGGACGAGGAGGAGCTGAAGAGCTACAAGGGGTACTTTCAGGACTGGTGGGACCGGACCCTGGCAAAG GCTTTTCACGGCAGCGTGGGGCTGCCGGTGGCTGTGCAGTGTGTGGCCTTGCCgtggcaggaggagctgtgcctcCGGTTCATGAAGGAGGTGGAGACCCTcatcctgaagaaaaacaggattGTCTGA
- the LOC104642290 gene encoding vitamin D3 hydroxylase-associated protein, producing MTPKQLWQVLDPLWGDPRTLSALLCGSAAAIVLLKWLGHRQIQQKMEEARRTRDLALERMEKAAHRFKQENPGTQTEQVLSLTMVELAEKLKEGSLSPESVLYSYMGKALEVTREVNCVVDFIHGCEDQLQKLKKQKEKGLLYGIPISIKDHINCKGHVSSAGMVKFLGQVKEEDSVIVQVLKSQGAIPFVKTNIPQTMINYDCSNLIFGQTLNPLNHQKSPGGSSGGEGALIAGGGSVLGIGSDIAGSIRLPSSFCGLCGLKPTGNRISKLGVVSPIIGMKSVTGTLGPMARDVDSLALCMKALLCEEMFRLDPTVPPIPFDEEVYSSSKPLRIGYYEGDGYFQPSPSMKRAVQQTRKLLQDAGHTLVPFAPPKIDYVVDELFTRGIFSDGAAHLVDCFKGDIVDPNLKSQFNTYRLPTLVKRILAIVLKPIYPRIARDLSALCGVGSAKHLWDQHGAVAVYCTEFIAKWRKLRLDVILCPMLGPAFNHGYAGKLFAATSYTNLYNVLNFPAGVVPVSTVTRADEEELKHYRGHYGDPWDKRLKEAVEGAVGLPVAVQCVALPWQEELCLRFMKEVETLTHGTKRNV from the exons ATGACCCCAAAGCAACTGTGGCAGGTCCTAGATCCATTGTGGGGAGACCCTCGCACCCTCTCGGCTCTGCTCTGCGGTTCAGCTGCAGCCATTGTGCTACTGAAATGGCTGGGTCATAGGCAGATCCAGCAGAAGATGGAGGAGGCAAGGAGGACACGGGATCTGGCCCTGGAACGAATGGAGAAGGCAGCTCACAGGTTTAAACAAGAG AATCCAGGCACCCAGACTGAGCAAGTTCTCTCGCTGACGATGGTGGAGCTGGCAGAGAAGCTGAAAGAGGGGTCACTGTCCCCAGAAAGTGTCCTCTACTCCTACATGGGCAAA GCTTTGGAGGTGACCCGGGAGGTGAACTGCGTGGTAGACTTCATTCATGGCTGTGAAGATCAGCTCCAGAAActgaagaagcagaaggagaaggggCTGCTCTATGGCATTCCCATCAGCATCAAGGACCACATTAACTGCAAG GGCCACGTCTCCTCTGCAGGAATGGTGAAGTTTCTGGGCCAAGTGAAGGAAGAAGACAGTGTCATCGTCCAGGTTCTGAAGAGCCAGGGAGCAATCCCCTTCGTGAAAACCAACATCCCACAGACAATGATAAA CTACGACTGCAGCAACCTCATCTTTGGCCAGACACTGAACCCTCTCAACCACCAGAAGAGCCCCGGGGGCTCCTCGGGAGGGGAGGGAGCCCTGATTGCAGGGGGAGGCTCCGTCCTGGGTATCGGCTCAGATATAGCTGGCAGCATCCGCCTGCCATCCAGCTTCTGCGGGCTGTGCGGGCTCAAACCCACAGGCAACAGGATCAG CAAACTGGGTGTGGTTTCTCCTATCATAGGAATGAAATCAG TGACAGGGACGCTGGGGCCGATGGCGAGAGATGTGGACAGCCTGGCCCTCTGCATGAAGGCGCTGCTCTGTGAGGAGATGTTCCGGCTGGACCCCACCGTGCCCCCCATCCCCTTTGATGAGGAG GTTTACAGCAGTTCAAAGCCACTTCGGATTGGGTACTATGAAGGAGATGGCTACTTCCAGCCCTCGCCCAGCATGAAACGGGCCGTCCAGCAGACTAGAAAGCTCCTCCAGGATGCGGGGCATACG CTTGTTCCCTTTGCACCACCCAAGATTGACTACGTGGTAGACGAGCTGTTCACCAGAGGGATTTTCTCAGATGGTGCTGCTCACCTGGTGGACTGCTT CAAAGGAGACATCGTGGATCCCAACCTCAAATCCCAGTTCAATACTTACAGGCTTCCTACTCTGGTGAAAAGGATCTTGGCTATCGTTTTGAAACCCATA TACCCACGAATCGCTCGGGATCTCAGCGCTCTCTGTGGAGTTGG GTCTGCCAAACACCTCTGGGATCAGCATGGAGCAGTGGCG GTTTACTGCACTGAATTCATTGCTAAATGGAGGAAGCTAAGGCTGGATGTGATTCTTTGTCCCATGCTGGGGCCAGCCTTTAACCACGGCTATGCTGGAAAACTATTTG CTGCGACCTCCTATACCAATTTATACAATGTCTTAAACTTCCCTGCTGGGGTGGTGCCGGTCAGCACGGTCACAAGAGCTGACGAAGAAGAACTGAAGCACTACCGAGGGCACTATGGGGACCCTTGGGATAAGAGGCTGAAAGAG GCTGTGGAAGGAGCCGTGGGGCTACCAGTGGCCGTCCAATGCGTGGCTCTGCCATGGCAGGAGGAGCTTTGCCTTCGGTTCATGAAGGAGGTGGAGACACTTACCCATGGCACAAAGAGAAATGTGTGA
- the LOC104642287 gene encoding fatty-acid amide hydrolase 1 isoform X1 yields MRLPLPALLCCSAAGLLLLLLRWRRRSGLWRKVKEARQRQERSLVQMEMAVRRFREQHPSVNMISILSLPLPELCKKLQDGSLPPDHVFYAYVGKALQIATETNCITEYLQESETQLRKVKLTGKLGLLYGVPVSIKDSINCQGHDSTLGFIKNLNKPAAEDSVVVQVLRRQGAIPFVKTNVPQSLISYDCKNLIFGQTFNPLLYTRSPGGSSGGEGALIGGGGSILGFGTDVGGSLRFPAAFCGICALKPTGNRLSKKGIISGVLGQKAVVAAVGPMAKDVDSLALCMRALLCEDMFNLDSTVPPLPFNEEVFSSTQPLRIGYYETDFFTMPSPAMRRAVRETKQLLEDAGHTLVPFELTNVDYVIFNFCVRGIFADGGASFLKTFKGELEKSSMGLFLWLAKSPHWLKTLLSWIAKPFVPRFSHIIRSMRANTVDEVWSLHHEIEEFCHQFTAQWKKLNLDVMLCPMLGPALGIGYPGKLSVAVSYTMLYNALDFPAGVVPVTMVTDEDEEELKSYKGYFQDWWDRTLAKAFHGSVGLPVAVQCVALPWQEELCLRFMKEVETLILKKNRIV; encoded by the exons CATCCTTCTGTGAACATGATCTCCATCCTCTCTCTGCCCTTGCCGGAGCTCTGCAAGAAACTCCAGGATGGCTCCCTCCCTCCGGATCACGTCTTCTATGCCTACGTGGGCAAG GCCCTCCAAATCGCCACGGAAACCAACTGCATCACAGAGTATCTGCAGGAAAGCGAGACCCAGCTCCGGAAAGTGAAGCTGACAGGGAAGCTGGGTTTGCTCTACGGGGTGCCTGTCAGCATCAAAGACTCCATTAACTGCCAG GGCCATGATTCCACATTAGGGTTTATAAAAAACCTCAATAAACCTGCGGCAGAGGACAGCGTGGTGGTGCAGGTGCTCAGGAGACAGGGGGCAATTCCGTTTGTCAAAACCAATGTTCCCCAGTCCCTCATCAG ctATGACTGCAAGAACTTAATCTTTGGTCAGACATTCAACCCTCTGCTCTACACCAGAAGCCCTGGAGGCTCCTCTGGTGGAGAAGGGGCACTTATAGGAGGAGGTGGGTCCATCCTGGGCTTTGGGACAGATGTAGGAGGGAGTCTGCGtttccctgctgccttctgtgGGATCTGTGCACTCAAACCTACCGGGAACAGACTGAG TAAAAAAGGAATCATTTCTGGTGTCCTTGGGCAGAAGGCAG TGGTCGCAGCAGTGGGGCCGATGGCAAAAGATGTGGACAGCCTGGCACTGTGCATGCGGGCGCTCTTGTGTGAGGACATGTTCAACTTGGACAGCACAGTGCCCCCCCTTCCCTTCAATGAAGAG GTGTTTTCCAGCACGCAGCCCCTCCGCATAGGCTACTATGAAACTGATTTCTTCACCATGCCAAGCCCTGCCATGAGACGTGCCGTCCGGGAGACGAAGCAGCTGTTGGAGGATGCTGGCCACACG CTGGTGCCCTTTGAACTTACGAATGTGGACTATGTGATCTTTAACTTCTGTGTCAGGGGAATATTTGCAGATGGTGGTGCCTCCTTTCTCAAGACATT caaaggggagctggagaaaagcagcatggGGCTGTTCCTCTGGTTGGCAAAGTCACCGCACTGGCTAAAAACTCTCCTCTCCTGGATTGCCAAACCCTTT GTGCCTCGGTTTTCACATATCATAAGAAGCATGAGAGCAAA caCAGTGGATGAAGTCTGGAGTCTTCATCATGAAATTGAG GAGTTTTGTCACCAGTTCACCGCCCAGTGGAAAAAGCTGAATCTGGACGTCATGCTTTGTCCCATGCTGGGCCCGGCTCTTGGCATCGGCTACCCTGGGAAGCTCTCAG TGGCAGTCAGCTACACCATGCTCTACAACGCCTTGGACTTCCCCGCCGGCGTGGTCCCCGTCACGATGGTGACGGACGAGGACGAGGAGGAGCTGAAGAGCTACAAGGGGTACTTTCAGGACTGGTGGGACCGGACCCTGGCAAAG GCTTTTCACGGCAGCGTGGGGCTGCCGGTGGCTGTGCAGTGTGTGGCCTTGCCgtggcaggaggagctgtgcctcCGGTTCATGAAGGAGGTGGAGACCCTcatcctgaagaaaaacaggattGTCTGA